A segment of the Deltaproteobacteria bacterium genome:
TGCATGTCAGCTACGAAGATGTCGAAAAAGTAATCTCGCCGGCACTGCGCCACCGCATCATCCTTAACTTCCAAGCCGAAGCGGAGAATGTGAACGCGGATCAAATTCTCGCCGAGGTGATTAAGCAGGTGAAGCGGCAGTGAGTGCGGTGTCAGCGGTGATTTTCTATTTAACTTTATTCTTTATCACCGGAATCGATTTCAGATAATCGGCGATCGCCAGCATGTCTTCCTTGGTCATGTCTTTGTAGCCATGGCCGGCGCCTTGAATCACTTCGAGCATTAGGCCTTGGACGTTATCAAGATCGGCCTTGATGCCGGATTTGAGCAGCTCGACCATATCGTCGCGTTTCCAGTCGCCGATGCCGGTTTCTTTGTCTGGGGTGATGTTGGGCACGCCTTCGCCTAGGGGGCTCGCTTTCTCGGTTACGCCGGCCATGTAGAGGACGCGGTTGGGCGCGCCGGCAAAATTTCTCGGCGTGTGGCAATCGCCGCAGATGGCGACATGCTCGACCAAATAGCGGCCGCGCTCGACACCGCTCTTGGGTGGTTGCGTTGGAGTTGCTGCGAAGCGGCCGAACACGGCGAGATACAAACGCGCGCCGATACTGCGCGTAAACGGCGCCCAGCTTTTTAGTTCCGGAGTCGCTTTTTTCACCGGCTTGAGCGTGCGCAGATAGGCGACTAACGCTTTCAAATCTTCTTCGGCCATGCCGGAATATTTTTCAAAGGGCATGACCGGCAAGAGTTTGCTGCCGTCGCGGCGCACGCCTTTGACGATGGCATCGATGATTTGCTGGTCGGTCCAATTGCCCAGGCCGGTGTCTTTGTCCGGCGTGATATTCGTGCTGTAAACTTTGCCGGTGGGGATCGGAAAGGCGCGGGCGCCAGCGTTGGCTGCTTTTTTCGGCTCGCTGTGGCAAGCGCAGCCGCCGGCGACGGCGAAAATGTACTGGCCTTTGGCGATCAAATCCTGGTTGTCGGTTTGGCCGCTGGCGGGTCCAGCGAGCAGCCAGAAAACACTCAATAACAGAACCCCGATCATTTTAATCTTCGCTGATGTTTG
Coding sequences within it:
- a CDS encoding c-type cytochrome; this encodes MQTSAKIKMIGVLLLSVFWLLAGPASGQTDNQDLIAKGQYIFAVAGGCACHSEPKKAANAGARAFPIPTGKVYSTNITPDKDTGLGNWTDQQIIDAIVKGVRRDGSKLLPVMPFEKYSGMAEEDLKALVAYLRTLKPVKKATPELKSWAPFTRSIGARLYLAVFGRFAATPTQPPKSGVERGRYLVEHVAICGDCHTPRNFAGAPNRVLYMAGVTEKASPLGEGVPNITPDKETGIGDWKRDDMVELLKSGIKADLDNVQGLMLEVIQGAGHGYKDMTKEDMLAIADYLKSIPVIKNKVK